GGGGTCTTGCCGAGATCGATCCGGCCCATTGCGGCCAGCAGGTAGGTGGATGCGATCCCGGTGCCGAGGATCACCCCCCACATGCGCAGCCGGCGCTGGTCGGCGCCGTAGACTGCGCTCTCGATGGCGCCGAGGGTGCAGAACTCGCCAAGCCGCGCGGCAAGGCCCAGCACGCCCCCGGTCACGAAGCCGATCAGCGCCGCCCAGGCGCCCACGGAAATGAACTCCATCGGTCCTCCCCGGCCCGGCCCGCGATCCGCGCGGCCCGGTGCTTTATTTCGCGTCGTGTCCGCCTGCCATTTGCGGCGGCGGATTCTGTGCATTGCAGAACAGGTCGTGCATCAGCTCCAGCATACGGCGCGCCCGCTCGTCCGCCAGAGAATAGTAGATCGCCTTGCCCTCGCGCCGATAGTTGACCAGCCCCTCGAGCCGGAGCCGTGCAAGCTGCTGGCTGACCGCGGCCTGGCGCGAGGACAGCAGCGTCTCGAGCTCTGTGACCGACTTTTCGCCCGTCGAGAGATGGCACAGGATCATCAGCCGCCCCTCGTGGGACAGCGCCTTGAGAAAGCTCGAGGCCGTCTCGGCATGTTCCATCATATCGTCGGCTTCGATCCCGCCCGCTTCGGGGCGTGCGGGGCCGGTGCCGTCGGTATGGGTCGAGTCCGCTACCATCCGATGCGCAGGGTGTCAGAACCCCATCTGCTCCTCGATCGCGGCGATGCCCTCGCGGGCGCACTCGTCGTCGAGATCGGGCCCGGGCGCGCCGGAGACGCCGATCGCGCCGACGATCGAGCCGGCATGTTCGATTGTCACACCGCCGCCCAGCGCCAGCGCCTGGTCCAGGTCGCGGATCCCGGCGAACATCGTGTCGGGCGCGGTCAGCTCGCCCAGATCCATCGTCGCGGTGCGAAAGCTCGCCGCGGTCCACGCCTTGCGCCGGGCGGTCTCCTCGACATGGGCGCCGGCATAGCGGTCTCGCACGAAGGCCTGCATCGTGCCGAAGCGGTCGGTAACCGCCACGCCGACCTGGTAACCCTCGGACCGGCAGTACTCCATCGCGGCCACGGCGGCCTGAAGCGCCACCTCGGGCTTCAACGCCTTGAACTCCACGAACGCATCCTGGGCCGCCGCGCCGCCCGCGGGCAGCGTCAAGACCGCCACGAAAGCCAGTGTCCTCATCATCCCTCGGCTCCTCCCTTCGTCTTGTTTCCATTCTCCGCCC
This genomic window from Rhodovulum sp. ES.010 contains:
- a CDS encoding helix-turn-helix transcriptional regulator, whose product is MMEHAETASSFLKALSHEGRLMILCHLSTGEKSVTELETLLSSRQAAVSQQLARLRLEGLVNYRREGKAIYYSLADERARRMLELMHDLFCNAQNPPPQMAGGHDAK
- a CDS encoding heme-binding protein; amino-acid sequence: MMRTLAFVAVLTLPAGGAAAQDAFVEFKALKPEVALQAAVAAMEYCRSEGYQVGVAVTDRFGTMQAFVRDRYAGAHVEETARRKAWTAASFRTATMDLGELTAPDTMFAGIRDLDQALALGGGVTIEHAGSIVGAIGVSGAPGPDLDDECAREGIAAIEEQMGF